In Sebaldella termitidis ATCC 33386, one DNA window encodes the following:
- a CDS encoding methionine ABC transporter ATP-binding protein, which translates to MIKIENIYKSFDHKNVLTNISLEIPKGSIYGIIGYSGAGKSTLIRIINALERPDSGKVFINNTELYSLDKKKIQNEKKRIGMIFQHFYLLNSKTVFDNVAIALKINKTDKKETEKRVMEILRFVGLENYKNSYPEQLSGGQKQRIGIARALVNNPKILLCDEATSALDPETTKQILELLQKINRELGLTIVLITHQMEVIKNICDRVAVLENGSIIEENDVFNIFAFPKKTTTQKFVESILHQDIPDSAYKHLINGRLYKLTFSKGHVDEPVLSNITAETGVNFSILQGVVTEIQEHFFGQLIVKLTSADKRTDTALEKLKTYGVEIQEIKKEEIHYECFT; encoded by the coding sequence ATGATAAAAATTGAAAATATTTATAAATCATTTGATCACAAAAATGTACTTACCAATATCAGTCTTGAAATACCAAAAGGCAGCATCTACGGCATCATAGGTTACAGCGGCGCCGGAAAAAGTACACTTATCAGAATTATCAATGCACTGGAAAGACCTGATTCCGGTAAGGTTTTTATTAATAATACCGAATTATATTCTCTTGATAAGAAAAAAATTCAAAATGAAAAGAAGAGAATAGGAATGATTTTTCAGCACTTTTATCTTCTGAACAGTAAAACTGTTTTTGATAATGTGGCAATAGCCCTAAAAATAAATAAAACAGATAAGAAAGAAACAGAAAAAAGAGTTATGGAAATACTCCGATTCGTAGGACTGGAGAACTATAAAAACAGTTATCCCGAACAGCTTTCAGGCGGACAGAAGCAAAGAATCGGCATAGCAAGAGCATTGGTAAATAACCCAAAAATACTCTTATGCGATGAAGCCACTAGTGCTCTTGATCCGGAAACAACCAAACAGATACTGGAGCTTTTGCAGAAAATAAACAGGGAACTTGGGCTAACAATAGTACTTATCACACACCAGATGGAAGTGATAAAAAACATCTGTGACAGGGTTGCAGTCCTTGAAAATGGCAGTATCATAGAAGAAAATGATGTTTTTAATATTTTTGCTTTCCCAAAGAAAACTACAACACAAAAATTTGTGGAAAGCATACTTCATCAAGATATCCCTGATTCTGCTTACAAGCATCTTATAAACGGCAGACTTTACAAACTTACATTTTCCAAAGGACATGTTGATGAACCGGTTTTATCGAATATTACAGCTGAAACAGGAGTTAATTTCAGTATTCTCCAGGGAGTGGTTACAGAAATACAGGAACATTTCTTTGGTCAGCTTATTGTGAAGCTTACATCGGCAGATAAGCGGACAGATACCGCTTTAGAAAAACTAAAAACTTACGGAGTAGAAATACAGGAGATAAAAAAGGAGGAAATACACTATGAATGTTTCACTTGA
- a CDS encoding methionine ABC transporter permease — MNVSLEQIINATWITVYISVFSFILGTLIAFFLGFTLYFTRKDGIYENKKLYVILDIIINFIRSLPFVVLLLLLIPVTRLLVGSAIGPNAVIVSLTFFAAPYIARLVESSLLEIDHGILEVADSLGANTRELIFYFLLPEAASSLIFNLSIAFVSIIGATAVAGTIGGGGLGDLAISFGYNRYDYATLVTAVGIIVILVQLAQFLGKYLSNKAKYL, encoded by the coding sequence ATGAATGTTTCACTTGAACAAATAATTAATGCCACATGGATAACTGTTTATATCTCGGTATTTTCATTTATTCTGGGTACCCTTATAGCTTTTTTTCTGGGCTTTACCTTATATTTTACCAGAAAAGACGGAATATATGAGAATAAAAAATTATATGTCATTCTTGATATAATAATTAATTTTATCAGATCACTGCCGTTTGTAGTACTGCTGCTTCTGCTTATTCCTGTAACAAGACTTCTTGTAGGAAGTGCAATAGGTCCAAATGCAGTGATTGTATCCCTTACATTTTTTGCCGCGCCATATATTGCAAGACTCGTGGAAAGCTCCTTGCTTGAAATAGACCATGGTATTCTGGAAGTAGCAGATTCATTGGGGGCCAATACTCGTGAACTTATTTTTTACTTTCTGCTTCCCGAAGCTGCTTCATCTTTGATTTTTAATCTTTCCATTGCATTTGTAAGTATAATAGGTGCAACAGCAGTGGCAGGAACCATAGGCGGCGGCGGACTCGGAGACCTTGCGATTTCATTCGGATATAACAGATATGATTACGCGACACTTGTAACCGCTGTGGGAATAATAGTAATTCTCGTACAGCTTGCACAATTTTTAGGAAAATATTTATCAAATAAAGCAAAATATTTATAA
- a CDS encoding MetQ/NlpA family ABC transporter substrate-binding protein yields MKKRNLLHLITLLVLVFFITGCGARSGKKYRVGINGSTSRQWEHIKKEAAKKGINLEIVYFSDYVQPNRALVDKEVDINAFQTLSFLNTFNETNKQDITPIGTTILAPMGIYSKKLKSLDELPEKAKVTIPNDPSNQGRALKLLEKAGLIKLKDSNGKIISNNDIAENPKQLEIIPLAANQLPQTLNDTEISVINNGVAVDAGFSLNQAIFKEDKLAKDYINVIAARQDNKSDENLLEIVKLYQSDDVKKIIEEETKGNSIPTFIPLSEIGF; encoded by the coding sequence ATGAAAAAAAGAAATTTATTACATTTAATCACATTACTGGTTCTGGTATTTTTTATCACAGGATGCGGAGCGAGATCAGGGAAAAAATACAGAGTCGGTATAAACGGTTCTACTTCCAGACAATGGGAACACATAAAGAAAGAAGCTGCTAAAAAAGGGATAAATCTGGAAATAGTTTATTTTTCAGACTATGTTCAGCCCAACAGAGCTCTTGTAGATAAGGAAGTAGATATAAATGCCTTCCAGACTCTTTCGTTCCTAAATACATTTAATGAAACAAATAAACAGGATATAACTCCTATAGGAACTACAATTCTGGCTCCAATGGGAATTTATTCAAAAAAGTTAAAGTCTCTTGATGAGCTGCCGGAAAAAGCAAAAGTAACTATTCCAAATGATCCCTCTAATCAGGGAAGAGCATTAAAGCTTTTGGAAAAAGCAGGATTAATAAAATTGAAAGACAGTAATGGAAAAATAATAAGCAATAATGACATTGCCGAAAATCCAAAACAGCTGGAAATAATTCCGCTGGCTGCTAATCAGCTTCCTCAGACTCTGAATGACACCGAAATATCAGTAATTAACAACGGAGTGGCAGTAGATGCCGGCTTCTCACTTAATCAGGCTATTTTCAAGGAAGATAAGCTGGCAAAAGATTATATAAATGTTATTGCTGCGAGACAGGACAATAAAAGTGATGAAAATCTTCTGGAGATAGTAAAATTATATCAGAGTGATGATGTAAAAAAAATCATAGAAGAGGAAACAAAAGGAAACTCTATTCCTACATTTATACCATTATCAGAGATAGGTTTTTAG
- a CDS encoding M20 family metallopeptidase encodes MIKTEKELIIEFTDKNSEVLIEIAKFIHSNPELGNQEFLSGKALGSFLKKHNFTVTHNIAGHETGFTARKVSSRPGPKIAFLAEYDALPEIGHGCGHNLIGTASAGAAAAIGNIIESLGGEVVVFGTPAEEGGDNGSAKASFVNEGLFDNIDAALMFHPANKNSVTQKTQTVEPVDIEFFGKTAHAAGSPEKGINALHALIHFYNTLHSHQTGKFKNLNIHGVITDGGKAPNVIPDYAKARFYIRGATSNESREAVNTIKDILTGIDKAFNTTSKLTYFQNRVDHFVLTPEFDKLFSNIYEDYTGLTIEKGQIKPGGSTDAANVSHVTPVIHPYLSIGDSSLTGHTTEFADAACSEKGFETLLLAAKLLSLTALELYKDSELLEKIKNDWNKRIDSQK; translated from the coding sequence ATGATAAAAACAGAAAAGGAATTAATAATAGAATTTACTGATAAAAACAGCGAAGTTCTTATAGAAATTGCAAAATTTATTCACAGTAATCCCGAGCTCGGAAATCAGGAATTTTTATCTGGGAAGGCACTCGGCAGCTTTCTGAAAAAACATAATTTTACTGTGACACATAATATCGCAGGACATGAAACAGGATTCACCGCAAGAAAAGTTTCATCCAGGCCCGGTCCAAAGATTGCTTTTCTTGCTGAATATGATGCATTGCCTGAAATAGGACACGGCTGCGGTCATAATCTAATAGGAACTGCAAGTGCAGGAGCTGCCGCGGCAATAGGAAATATCATTGAAAGCCTTGGCGGGGAAGTTGTTGTTTTCGGTACTCCTGCTGAAGAAGGCGGAGATAACGGGAGTGCAAAAGCAAGCTTTGTTAATGAAGGTTTATTTGACAATATAGATGCAGCATTAATGTTTCATCCCGCCAACAAAAATTCTGTTACACAAAAAACACAAACTGTGGAGCCTGTGGATATAGAATTTTTTGGAAAAACAGCACATGCTGCCGGCAGTCCTGAAAAAGGAATAAATGCCTTACATGCTCTCATACATTTTTATAATACTTTACACTCACACCAAACAGGAAAATTCAAAAATCTTAATATACATGGTGTTATTACTGATGGAGGAAAAGCACCCAATGTAATTCCTGATTACGCCAAAGCCAGATTTTATATCCGCGGAGCTACTTCCAATGAAAGCAGGGAGGCAGTAAATACCATAAAAGACATACTCACAGGTATTGACAAAGCTTTTAATACTACATCAAAACTTACATATTTTCAAAACAGGGTTGATCATTTTGTTCTTACTCCGGAGTTTGATAAATTATTCAGCAATATTTATGAAGATTATACCGGCCTTACAATAGAAAAAGGACAGATAAAGCCAGGAGGTTCTACTGATGCTGCTAATGTAAGCCATGTCACACCTGTAATTCATCCCTATCTTTCAATAGGCGACTCTTCACTTACAGGGCATACAACTGAATTTGCAGATGCAGCATGTTCTGAAAAAGGCTTTGAGACTCTTCTGTTAGCAGCAAAGCTTCTGAGCCTCACAGCTCTGGAGCTGTATAAAGATTCAGAATTACTTGAAAAAATAAAAAACGACTGGAATAAAAGGATTGACTCTCAAAAATAA
- a CDS encoding DUF2023 family protein, with protein MDRGDKKSFIKYNYELFAHHIYELNKGLRHLVLHTAPVDTMGYMVKKLEKNSISFFVQKVSNDKCNLFFGEKECIDIIKKFNKTSLKKYTPEEDFILGILLGYDPLKQSKRYLKFKTDSN; from the coding sequence ATGGACAGAGGAGATAAAAAAAGCTTTATAAAATACAACTATGAACTTTTTGCCCATCATATCTATGAACTGAACAAGGGATTGAGACATTTGGTTTTACATACTGCTCCTGTAGATACTATGGGATATATGGTAAAAAAATTAGAGAAAAATTCCATTTCATTTTTTGTACAAAAAGTAAGTAACGATAAATGTAATTTATTTTTTGGAGAAAAAGAATGTATAGATATAATAAAGAAGTTTAATAAAACTTCACTAAAAAAATATACACCCGAAGAAGATTTTATTCTGGGTATACTACTTGGTTATGATCCTCTTAAACAAAGCAAAAGATATCTGAAGTTTAAGACGGACAGCAATTAA
- a CDS encoding flavodoxin produces the protein MAKIGVFYGSTTGVTEEVANKISAKLDNADVYNIAGNLEKMNDYDVIIMGTSTWGYGDLQDDWQGVLDDMPSLNLSGKKVAYFGTGDQSSFSDTFIDGIGIIHEKIKDNGVILIGETETDGYTFDGSRGVEDGKFLGLAIDEVNQSDLTDERVEKWTEEIKKAL, from the coding sequence ATGGCGAAAATAGGAGTATTTTACGGGTCAACTACAGGAGTAACTGAAGAGGTAGCGAATAAAATATCAGCAAAGCTAGACAATGCAGATGTATATAATATAGCAGGAAATCTTGAGAAGATGAATGATTATGATGTAATCATAATGGGGACTTCGACTTGGGGTTACGGGGATCTGCAGGATGACTGGCAGGGAGTATTGGATGATATGCCTTCATTAAATTTAAGCGGAAAGAAAGTAGCTTATTTCGGAACAGGTGATCAGTCATCATTTAGCGATACTTTTATAGACGGAATAGGAATCATACATGAGAAAATAAAAGATAACGGTGTTATCTTGATAGGAGAGACTGAAACAGACGGCTACACATTCGACGGATCAAGAGGTGTAGAGGATGGAAAATTTTTAGGATTAGCAATAGATGAAGTAAATCAGTCAGACTTAACTGATGAAAGGGTAGAAAAATGGACAGAGGAGATAAAAAAAGCTTTATAA
- a CDS encoding D-alanyl-D-alanine carboxypeptidase family protein, producing MKTKILSLMLLLSVFIFSYDYKELLVGDTKGNIYVQDNIYEVRPLASMTKVMTILLTLDKVNAKEISLDDNVTISYTASKVPYGVKMNAGETFTVEELLKATAIRSSNNAAYALAEYVSHGDVYDFVDKMNERARSMGLDSLRYCTPHGLPPGNTGTCMDQGNAYDIYKLAMTAIQYPEYMKIADKSSDYIKDGTIQLKATNNLLGKVEGVDGLKTGYHKAAGSNIVLTAERDGLRMIAVVMGSEKSKNRDTVGADEINSFFSTYKKSKIVDTNKAIATIKISNKDYSLYPSEDVEEIININNFDASKIEYKFNVIKTLPRKIKNGEVLGDYTVVFEGNEYTGKLQYKESDKISISK from the coding sequence ATGAAAACAAAAATTTTAAGCCTGATGTTATTATTATCAGTATTTATTTTTTCTTATGATTATAAAGAGTTATTAGTAGGTGATACTAAAGGAAATATTTATGTTCAGGATAATATCTACGAGGTAAGACCCTTAGCATCAATGACAAAGGTAATGACTATTTTATTAACATTAGACAAAGTTAATGCAAAAGAAATATCTTTAGACGATAATGTAACTATTTCATATACGGCTTCAAAGGTTCCATATGGTGTAAAAATGAATGCGGGAGAAACATTTACTGTGGAAGAGCTGCTGAAAGCTACAGCAATAAGATCATCTAATAATGCTGCTTATGCACTGGCAGAATATGTAAGCCACGGAGATGTTTATGATTTCGTGGATAAGATGAATGAAAGAGCAAGAAGCATGGGTCTTGACTCATTGCGTTACTGTACGCCGCACGGACTGCCGCCCGGCAATACAGGCACTTGTATGGATCAGGGGAATGCATATGATATTTACAAGCTGGCTATGACAGCAATACAGTATCCTGAATATATGAAAATAGCCGATAAAAGTTCTGACTATATAAAAGACGGTACAATACAGCTGAAGGCTACGAATAATCTGCTCGGGAAAGTCGAGGGCGTTGACGGACTGAAAACAGGATATCATAAAGCAGCAGGGTCAAATATTGTATTAACAGCTGAAAGAGACGGTCTGAGAATGATAGCAGTGGTTATGGGCTCTGAAAAATCTAAGAACAGAGATACTGTAGGCGCTGATGAAATTAATTCATTCTTTTCCACTTATAAAAAAAGTAAAATAGTGGACACCAATAAAGCAATAGCTACAATAAAAATCAGCAATAAGGACTATAGTCTGTATCCGAGCGAGGATGTGGAGGAAATCATCAACATAAATAATTTTGATGCTTCTAAGATAGAGTATAAGTTTAATGTAATAAAAACTCTTCCCAGAAAGATAAAAAACGGAGAAGTTCTGGGAGACTACACAGTAGTATTTGAAGGAAATGAATATACGGGAAAACTCCAATACAAGGAATCTGATAAGATTAGTATATCAAAATAA
- a CDS encoding carbohydrate kinase family protein, which produces MPKILTAGEVLVEIMGTRKNQTFRETGEFTGPYPSGAPAIFIDQAAKMGGNTGIISVIGNDDFGRINTDRLKKDGVDVSQVHISNEKTTAVAFVVYQESGSRDFIFTIKDSALQELNYGKIDKSCLDGCEYFHIMGCSVFNENMIDLFNNLLPELKGRGIKVTFDPNFRKEFMENPRIKELIVKIMRNADIILPGEQELLDLTGMETEKDAVKKLLEDGTVVVVVKRGDRGATLYTETEEISVDSVKVTEVDPTGAGDCFGGTFVSLVSQGYSYKEALFYANLAGAYSVTKQGPMEGNLTKEEIDNIYKK; this is translated from the coding sequence ATGCCTAAGATATTAACAGCAGGAGAAGTATTGGTAGAAATCATGGGAACCAGAAAAAATCAGACTTTCAGAGAAACGGGAGAGTTTACCGGACCTTATCCAAGCGGTGCGCCGGCTATTTTTATAGATCAGGCAGCCAAAATGGGAGGAAATACCGGAATTATCTCCGTTATCGGGAATGATGACTTCGGAAGAATAAATACGGACAGACTGAAAAAGGACGGAGTGGATGTTTCGCAGGTACATATTTCAAATGAAAAAACTACAGCGGTAGCATTTGTGGTATATCAGGAAAGCGGCAGCAGAGACTTTATCTTTACTATAAAGGATTCAGCCCTGCAGGAACTGAATTACGGAAAAATAGACAAGAGCTGTCTCGACGGGTGTGAATATTTTCATATCATGGGATGCTCAGTTTTTAATGAGAATATGATAGATTTATTTAATAATCTTCTTCCTGAATTAAAAGGAAGAGGGATAAAAGTAACATTTGACCCGAATTTCAGGAAAGAATTTATGGAAAATCCCCGAATAAAAGAATTAATAGTAAAAATAATGCGGAATGCAGATATAATTCTTCCGGGAGAGCAGGAACTTCTTGACCTGACAGGAATGGAAACAGAAAAAGATGCAGTAAAAAAACTTCTTGAAGACGGTACTGTGGTAGTAGTGGTAAAAAGAGGAGACAGAGGAGCGACTCTTTACACTGAAACTGAGGAGATAAGTGTGGATTCCGTCAAAGTAACAGAAGTAGATCCTACAGGTGCAGGTGACTGTTTCGGAGGAACTTTTGTATCTTTGGTCTCTCAGGGCTACAGCTACAAAGAAGCATTGTTCTATGCTAATCTTGCAGGAGCATATTCTGTTACTAAACAGGGTCCTATGGAAGGAAATCTTACAAAAGAGGAAATAGATAATATTTATAAAAAGTAA
- a CDS encoding ABC transporter permease — protein MEMINFKKIFKMYGGILIGLIALIAVFSFLSPSFREFNNILNIILQVSIIAISAFGMTFALIIAGIDLSIGSIIALSGTSAALLLNLKVPFALALALCLLMGVILGFINGFLISKAEIPAFIVTVATMGIFRGIAYILTGGGPVQIANEKFLYLGNEKLFGIPFPIVILIVVFIIMNIILGKTKFGRQAYIIGGNEEAALYSGINVKKVKVYIYMLIGLLASLSGIILASRLYSGQPNSANGYELDAIAAAVLGGTSLSGGYGTITGTFIGAIIIGVINNGMNLLNITYFYQLIVKGLVIILAVYFDVQSKKKKK, from the coding sequence ATGGAAATGATAAATTTTAAAAAAATATTTAAGATGTACGGAGGAATATTAATCGGATTAATTGCTCTTATAGCTGTATTTTCTTTCTTATCACCGAGTTTTAGAGAATTTAACAATATACTGAATATAATTTTACAGGTATCAATAATAGCAATAAGTGCTTTTGGAATGACATTTGCACTGATAATAGCGGGGATTGATCTTTCTATAGGTTCGATCATAGCATTATCAGGAACATCGGCAGCATTGCTGCTTAATCTGAAGGTTCCGTTTGCACTGGCATTGGCATTATGTCTGCTTATGGGTGTTATTCTGGGATTCATAAACGGATTTCTGATTTCAAAGGCAGAAATTCCGGCATTTATAGTAACTGTTGCCACAATGGGAATATTCAGGGGGATTGCATATATATTGACCGGGGGAGGACCTGTACAGATAGCAAATGAAAAATTTCTCTATCTGGGAAATGAAAAGCTATTCGGCATACCATTTCCTATTGTTATATTAATAGTAGTATTTATTATTATGAATATAATTCTGGGGAAAACAAAGTTTGGGAGACAGGCTTACATTATAGGAGGTAATGAGGAAGCGGCACTGTATTCCGGTATAAATGTAAAAAAAGTCAAGGTTTACATCTATATGCTTATTGGTTTGCTTGCTTCATTAAGCGGAATAATTCTGGCGTCAAGACTTTATTCAGGACAGCCGAACTCGGCAAACGGATATGAGCTGGATGCTATAGCAGCGGCAGTATTGGGAGGTACCAGTCTCAGCGGAGGATACGGTACGATAACAGGAACATTTATAGGGGCTATAATAATAGGGGTTATCAATAACGGAATGAATCTTTTGAATATAACATATTTTTATCAGTTAATAGTAAAAGGGCTGGTAATAATACTTGCAGTTTATTTTGATGTGCAGAGCAAAAAAAAGAAAAAATAG
- a CDS encoding sugar ABC transporter ATP-binding protein — protein MEYILEMKGITKRFSGVTALSNVDLKLAKGEVHTLLGENGAGKSTLMKILSGVYTPDEGEIILKGKKTDIKNPKESQSLGISIIYQELSLCPNMSISENIFANREPMNNLFVNYKEMTKKSKEILEYLDVDMEPSVLVQDLSISERQMIEIAKAVAFKADIIIMDEPTSSLSLKESEKLFEIIDKLKKDGVSIIYISHRMDELLRISDNITVMRDGEYIGTVPREKADIDGLIKMMVGREMKDIYPKKDYQTGNEAVLRVESLSKKDYFEDISFDIKKGEIVGFFGLVGAGRSDVAKAIFGVASLDNGQIFINNKKVNIKSPEDAIKNKIAFITENRREEGVVLDNDVKVNITMATIDNIIGRLKLIDNKKEEGIAKTEIKNLRIKTSGSDQHIRNLSGGNQQKVILAKWLETKPDILILDEPTRGIDVGAKHEIYEIMRRLASEGVGIIMISSELSEVLFMSDRLFVMREKKIVKELNPELTTQEEIMRYSTGGVNLDGNDKF, from the coding sequence ATGGAATACATTTTGGAAATGAAGGGTATTACAAAAAGATTTAGCGGTGTCACGGCATTATCAAATGTAGATTTAAAGCTTGCAAAGGGTGAGGTACATACTTTGCTTGGGGAAAATGGAGCCGGGAAGTCTACACTTATGAAGATTTTATCAGGGGTTTATACCCCTGATGAAGGTGAAATAATTTTAAAAGGGAAAAAAACTGATATAAAAAATCCTAAAGAATCACAGAGTCTCGGAATAAGCATAATATATCAGGAACTAAGTCTGTGTCCCAATATGAGCATATCAGAAAATATTTTTGCAAACAGGGAGCCGATGAATAATCTTTTTGTTAATTATAAGGAAATGACAAAAAAAAGTAAGGAAATACTGGAATATCTTGATGTAGATATGGAGCCGTCGGTTTTGGTACAGGATCTTAGTATTTCCGAGAGACAAATGATCGAAATAGCCAAAGCAGTGGCATTTAAAGCTGATATAATAATTATGGACGAACCCACTTCTTCTCTCAGTCTGAAAGAATCAGAAAAACTTTTCGAAATTATAGATAAGCTGAAAAAAGACGGGGTATCAATAATTTATATATCGCACAGAATGGATGAGCTCTTGAGAATATCTGATAATATAACAGTAATGAGAGACGGGGAATATATCGGAACTGTTCCGAGAGAAAAGGCAGATATTGACGGGCTTATAAAAATGATGGTAGGACGGGAAATGAAAGATATTTATCCTAAAAAAGACTATCAAACAGGAAATGAAGCTGTCCTGAGAGTGGAGTCACTATCAAAGAAGGATTATTTTGAAGACATAAGCTTTGATATAAAAAAAGGAGAAATAGTCGGTTTCTTCGGTCTCGTAGGAGCCGGAAGAAGTGATGTGGCAAAGGCAATATTTGGTGTTGCTTCTTTGGATAACGGACAGATTTTTATAAATAATAAAAAAGTAAATATAAAATCACCGGAAGACGCCATAAAAAATAAAATAGCATTTATTACAGAAAACAGAAGAGAAGAAGGAGTAGTGCTGGATAATGATGTAAAGGTGAATATTACCATGGCTACAATAGATAACATAATAGGCAGGCTAAAGCTGATTGATAATAAAAAGGAAGAAGGAATTGCCAAGACTGAAATAAAAAATCTGAGAATAAAAACGTCGGGCAGTGACCAGCACATAAGAAACCTGAGCGGAGGAAACCAGCAGAAGGTAATACTGGCAAAATGGCTGGAGACTAAACCGGATATATTGATTCTGGATGAGCCTACAAGGGGAATAGATGTAGGAGCCAAACACGAAATATATGAAATAATGAGAAGACTGGCAAGTGAAGGTGTGGGAATAATAATGATATCTTCAGAGTTATCCGAGGTATTGTTTATGAGTGACAGGCTTTTTGTAATGAGAGAGAAAAAAATAGTAAAAGAGCTGAATCCGGAGCTGACAACTCAGGAGGAAATAATGAGATATTCAACAGGAGGTGTAAACTTAGATGGAAATGATAAATTTTAA
- a CDS encoding substrate-binding domain-containing protein yields the protein MKKILLVLVTMLFIFSCGSKDQAAGKTEDKPTETGEKTYTIGVSLLTQQHPFYLSLKDAIEKEAAAQNVKLNVSIANQDLNKQISDIEDFITKKVDAIIISPVDSKGVLAAVKKAEAANIPVITVDVPAIGVDVAAHVATDNYTGGKIAGEEMARLLNGKGEVAVIEYPTVDSVVQRIEGFKEVIAKYPDIKIVAIQAGITRPEALTAAQNMIQANKNLGGIFGFGDDAALAAVAAVKSAGKEDQIKVIGFDGMQEARDAVTKEKSFAAVITQYPEDMGKIAVDTTLKILKGEQVEKNIPVTPGIFTKEGEKK from the coding sequence ATGAAAAAAATTTTATTAGTGTTAGTAACAATGTTGTTTATCTTTTCATGCGGGTCAAAGGACCAGGCTGCCGGTAAAACAGAGGATAAACCAACAGAAACAGGTGAAAAGACTTATACAATAGGAGTGTCACTTCTGACACAGCAGCATCCTTTTTACCTTAGTCTGAAGGATGCCATTGAAAAAGAAGCAGCGGCACAGAATGTAAAATTAAATGTTTCAATAGCAAATCAGGATCTGAATAAACAGATTTCGGATATAGAAGATTTCATTACAAAAAAAGTAGATGCTATCATTATCAGTCCGGTGGATTCTAAAGGAGTTCTTGCTGCGGTAAAGAAAGCAGAAGCGGCTAATATCCCAGTAATAACAGTAGATGTTCCTGCTATAGGCGTAGATGTGGCAGCTCATGTGGCTACAGACAACTATACAGGAGGAAAAATAGCCGGTGAAGAAATGGCAAGACTACTTAACGGTAAAGGTGAAGTGGCAGTCATAGAATATCCTACAGTAGATTCAGTGGTACAGAGAATAGAAGGATTTAAAGAAGTAATAGCTAAATATCCAGATATAAAAATAGTAGCTATACAGGCAGGGATTACAAGACCGGAAGCTCTTACAGCAGCACAGAATATGATTCAGGCAAATAAAAATCTGGGAGGAATATTTGGTTTTGGTGATGATGCGGCTCTTGCAGCAGTAGCAGCAGTAAAATCAGCTGGTAAAGAAGACCAGATAAAAGTAATAGGATTCGATGGGATGCAGGAAGCAAGAGATGCAGTAACAAAAGAAAAATCATTTGCGGCAGTAATAACACAATATCCTGAGGATATGGGAAAAATAGCAGTAGATACTACTCTGAAAATTTTAAAAGGCGAGCAGGTGGAGAAAAATATACCTGTAACACCAGGAATTTTTACAAAAGAGGGAGAAAAAAAATAA